The Zymoseptoria tritici IPO323 chromosome 4, whole genome shotgun sequence genome includes the window CAGCGCCACAGGCCCGTCCGGGAAGGTCACCCAGAAAGTGACATGTCGCCTGCTTCTAGTGCTTTGCAGCACCGAAGCCTTTGACGCTTGAGGGTAATGCAGTAACAACATCACGCAACCATGACGCGGTGGAACTGCGGGGTCTGATGCCAGCATTTTCATCACTTCGGACAGCTTTGATACATGGCCGGCGCAGTTGAGTTTTTGCTCGCATGAAAAAGCGTTCCATTAGGAAACAAAGCGGAATCGTGTTGCTCGAAGCAAAGCTTTCTGGCTCTCTACTCCGGTCCGCTCGTTGCCCTCAATTGGCATGTGCATCACGCTACCGGAGCTGAGGTCCGCGTCCGACAATAATGTGTGATTGGCACTGGTACCCCAACTGCCAGAATGCACGGCACCGAGGTTGTCATGACGTGGAGAGTAACCGCTCCCTTAAGGTCACTTTGCCAGCAGTCCTACGAGAGGCAGGTAGGTCTCGAAACGTTCCAAAGACCGTTCTATATCGCAAAGAATACCCTTCGTCATGATGGAGATCGATCCCGCGTAACTGCATACGCGGTGGATTCCCGGTACCGAGTCCGGGCACTCGTGATGATCAGCGAGTGCAGACGAGGTTGTTTCACAACACGAAGGTGACAGCAGAACGTACAGTTGCACATGCTGATATCGGCAACCGCATTACCCAGCATTCCGAATTGCTACCTTTGATTTCAGCTCACAATCGGCACAGTCCGACTCTTCGTTTAGATTCCATTCTGCCTATGATTGCAACTCTGCCTGCCGGTTTGCATCATTGTTCAGTATGTGGCACGGCTCATTTACGATATGTCTTGGCAACCTCGCATTTCGCCGCCAGGCCGAAGCCATCGAGTCAACGGCCTTGCTTGCTATTCGACACCTCGGAGTTGTCGCCGCCACGGGCCATCTTTCTGCATCTAGCTCCATGCCGACTTCTCGCTGCGATGCCGCGATCGAGCACGACTTTTGTCGTGCTCGATCTTGGACATTCCGTTACGATCGATTGCATCGCTTTTCGCTCGTCGGTAATCGCAGGAATGTACTGAAGCACGGCAAAACTGTGAGCACTGCCCGAAAGCGATTGTGGGTTCGCAAAAACGGAGGTGTACTCCGCCACGAGTTTGGCGTCGAGTGAGCCGATGTGCTGACTCTTGCTCGATCGCGACGACTTTGAGGTGCTGTACAAAAGGCTCCCATCTTATGTTCCGCTCTCGCACAAAGTCCATATCTGCGCGCTCTTCTTGGTCGTGCTGGCTCGCTAGAGTGCACACACATGTCGCCTCCCATTGCATGTGGATTGCGAAAAGCGCATGACGTatgtcgacgatgaagcTCTGCAGCGTTGATAGTACTACCTCCTAGTTGCTCGTGTACGCATTCATGATCTCCAAGAACTTTCAGTCGATCTAGCAGGCGATCACATCACATCACCAGACCCGAACGCAAGGATCATGGCCTACTATACCCTGTTCCCCTCCCGCCCTTCCGGTCCCAAGGCGGGGGATTGAAACGACCCCAGGTTTGAGATGGTGTCGTGGGGAAGGAAGGGAAGCTCCTACACAGCTGTGCTGATCCAAGCGGTATACAcaccatcttcatcgacaaCGTTTCTTCTATGAACAGCATTTCTTAAACTAAGCATACTGTCGTGCCAACCGTCCCGCCCGGTATGTACGCAGTCATAGCAGCCCTGGCGGCGAGCCTGCTGGTCGGCTCTGCCACCGCCTCGACCCTCGCACCTCCCGTCTTACCTCTGATCGTTCGCAATCCATATCTCTCCACTTGGCTGGCCAATGCGAGAGATGAACCATGGACCGAATGGCCCATGTTCTACACCGGAAGCTCTCTAGGTCTGTCCGTGCTGGCCTCATCGCCTGATAGCTCGACTGTATATCCGCTCCTCGGACGAGCTCACGACTCGCTGGACGAGAAGAGCTCGCACTATACCATCGCCTATCCGAAGTACTTGGGTGCTCAGTACGatgcctccaccaccaatcTGACGTACAGCATTTCCTCTGGCACATCGGGCAACGGCAGCGTCCAGGTCGTGCTGTCTTTCCTCTCGCCGATCACTCCGACTTCCACTCTTCGCCAGTCTATCCCCGCGAGCTACCTGTCAATTCATGTTCAAGGAAGCCTGGACATCAACTTGTACGTCGATGTCAATGGCCAGTGGGTCAGCGGTGATCGAGGTTCCAACATCGAGTGGAGACTACACGAaagggaagagaaggagaatgCAAGGCTCAAGACATGGAGAGTCAAGAGGAGGGACGAAGTGCTCTTCACGGAGATTGGAGATCAAGCGGAATGGGGCACACTACACTTCACTGGGCCTGCCAGCGCTCATCACGAATGTGGCACGTCTGCACGACTCCGACACGGATTCGCGAGAAATGGAACGCTGAAGAATGCGGTGGACGACCACTTCCGCTCGATCATGGACGAGGAACCTGTCTTTGCTTTCAGCAAGTCGTTCAAGTTGACCTCGGACAGTCGCAATGACAAGGAAGACAGCGTGCTGTTCACCATCTCCCACATTCAGGACCCGGTCACTCAGTTTGCGTCCGCGAGAGGGCTGACCTTGATGAAACCGCTTTGGACATCGTACTTCAGTTCAGACGAGGCGCTCATCAGCTTTCACTACGAGGACTACAACCATGCGCGAAGCCTGGCCGAGGACTATTCTGCACGCGTGGCAAAGGATGCGTACGCCAGTGGTAGTGACAGCTATAGAGACATTGTCCAGCTGAGCGCCAGACAAGTCTTGGGTGCTACGTCGTTCAGCGGAACTCCAGACAACCCTGTCTTGTTCCTCAAGGAGATCAGTTCCAACGGCAACTGTCAGACTGTCGATGTGATCTTCCCTGCATTCCCATTCTTCTTGTACACTAATCCAAGGTGGCTGGCATACCTGCTAGAGCCACTCTTGGAGCACATGTTGAGCGGGCAGTATCCCAATGACTATACGAGTAGGTCACTATTCAGTTGCATGGCGGAAGACATGAGGCGATTACTGACGATGGCTAGTGCACGATCTTGGAACACATTTCCCGAACATGACGGGCCATGCAGATGGCAACGATGAATACATGCCTGTTGAGGAGTGTGGCGACATGCTCATCATGGGACTTGCGCTCGTCAACAGTCTCTCCTACGATTCTGAGGATGAAGCACAGTCTCCGTGGAGTGCACTTGGTATGCCCGTGGATGCCGCCGCGATCGAGTCGTTGGCGGAAGGAGCTACGCCGTTCTCGCTGCCGAGTATTCCGGCCACTCGCGATGGCATCTTCGGTCTTGACGATCAGTGGGGAGGAGCGACGGCTTCACACCAAGCGAAGAAGTGGCTGACAAGGAGCTATCCTCTATGGAAACAATGGACTGGCTATCTGGTCGACTACTCACTCTATCCGAGCAATCAGCTCTGCACGGTGCGTGGTGCCAGTTTTGAAGCACTTTTACCCCGAAGATATGAGATCTGAGCTAATACGTATACTTTGCTAGGACGACTTTGCGGGTTGGCTACCACTGATGACAAACTTGGCCCTCAAGGGTATCGTTGGCATCAAAGCAATGAGCGAGCTTGCCGAAGTCCTCGGCGAGTCCAAGGATGCCAAGTACTACCGCAACATCAGCGAAACCTACATCAAAGAGTGGGAGGTCCAAGGCATGAGCCGTGATGGAGGACGAGCCAAACTCGCCTACGACTGGTACGGCAGCTGGACTACGCTTTACTCCCTTTACGCCGATGCGATTCTCTGCTTCCACCCATCACTCAATGCTACGCCTGCCGCTCTGGAGGTTCACGGCCGCCAAGGTTCTCAGGAACCGTTGATTTCTGGTGGTCACaaggataaggataaggagaACTTCATCCCGAATCACATCTACACTGCACAGTCTCGCTGGTACGAGACAGTCATGCAGAAGTATGGCTTGCCTCTTGATTCAAGGCACTTGTATACTAAAAGTTGCTATCCCTGTTCCTCCGGTACTGACAAAGACATCGCTGACTCTTCTATCTAGGCGACTGGGAGTTCCAAGCAGCTGCGGTGGCCGGCAAGAAGACACGTTCTCAAATCCTCAATCGGGTGGCGAAGTGGTTGAACGAGACGGAGGTTGATCGTCCGTTCACGGATTTGTACAAGACTGAAGGCGATGGAGGTTTTCCCGGGCCGAATTTTTTCGCTCGTCCGGTTATTGGAAGTGAGTAATTTCAAGGGCAGGAAGCCGTAACAGCATCTCCTGCTCCTACATCGCGATGCCAAATACTTTGCTAATCTCCTCCGCCAGGTCATTTCGCTTTCCTGACACTTGAGAGGGCTTGCAACGGGAAAGCGAGTGCTGCTTTCGATTACGAAGAGTAGGGAAATCGCGGTGAGGGTCACTTTGAATTGGCGTGAATGGAAGTCTTCGATTCTTGACAGCCGAAACAACTACGTACAAGACCATAACTTCACACTCTCGATCCAAAGCCATTGGCTCCAGATTCAACAGTTTGGCGCAAACGCAAAGGCGCAGTCAATTCCGATCTCACTTGCGATCTTccatccctcctcctcccaagACAACTCGCCGCAATTGGCTGGAACCTCATGAGTTGTCCTTGAACGAAGCCGAGAATATCTCAAGCGCAAATGGCGCCCTTGCTTGTGAACGTGCATGGGTTGGCATCCTTTGAAACGAAGACCTAAGGTCAGCAGGTGTCTGAAACGTTCACATGTTGGAGGGCTTCGAGACATGCTCTGCGCCTTCCATACTCGGTCCTCACATGGGGGCACTTGGAGTTCTGCGGGAAATGTAAAGGTCAGTGATCCAGACTTCACGACATGGCCGAGAATGGTGTGACGTACGCTGCGACAGTCTTGACCGTTTGGGCCGTCACGGCACTGCCCGTATTTCCCGGTCGTCGGGACGCAGAACTGGAGATTGTCAAACGAGGCATCGTTGCAAGAACTAGATGAAGAGAACTCACGCCGGTCTCTGCGAAGGCGACGGAGATCAAGCCAGCGAGGATCACGGAGAGCTGGAAGATCTGCATTCTTGTGGTTGTTTATCGGTTGAATGAGTGCTTGGAGAGAGTGTCTTTGTCGGTTGTGTGTATCTGTCCGCGGGTatggaagagaaggaggagaaggaggagaaggaggagaaggaggagaaggaggagaaggaggagaaggaggagaaggaggagaaggaggagaaggaggagaaggaggagaaggaggagaaggaggagaaggaggagaaggaggagaaggaggagaaggaggagaagaaggagaaggaggcatAAGACACATCACAGCGTCGAGCACCCTCGGAATCGGGCGGATGTGTGTGTAAAGGAAGCTACTTCACCTCACGATGAATCATGATCGGCGTGCGTGAGCTTGCCTCACTCCCTGTGAGGCAGGGCTCTTCCTTGTCGCGATTGACGAGGCCAA containing:
- the GLS-A2 gene encoding glutaminase A L-glutamine amidohydrolase (Secreted glucaminase A (usually mitochondrial). Large (804aa) secreted protein. Hypothetically conserved in other fungi. Hydrolase class enzyme that catalyzes the deamination of glutamine to form glutamate and ammonium ions. Theoretical pI: 5.26. Glutaminase A is active only at acid pH.Acid-Base Balance. ...), whose amino-acid sequence is MYAVIAALAASLLVGSATASTLAPPVLPLIVRNPYLSTWLANARDEPWTEWPMFYTGSSLGLSVLASSPDSSTVYPLLGRAHDSLDEKSSHYTIAYPKYLGAQYDASTTNLTYSISSGTSGNGSVQVVLSFLSPITPTSTLRQSIPASYLSIHVQGSLDINLYVDVNGQWVSGDRGSNIEWRLHEREEKENARLKTWRVKRRDEVLFTEIGDQAEWGTLHFTGPASAHHECGTSARLRHGFARNGTLKNAVDDHFRSIMDEEPVFAFSKSFKLTSDSRNDKEDSVLFTISHIQDPVTQFASARGLTLMKPLWTSYFSSDEALISFHYEDYNHARSLAEDYSARVAKDAYASGSDSYRDIVQLSARQVLGATSFSGTPDNPVLFLKEISSNGNCQTVDVIFPAFPFFLYTNPRWLAYLLEPLLEHMLSGQYPNDYTMHDLGTHFPNMTGHADGNDEYMPVEECGDMLIMGLALVNSLSYDSEDEAQSPWSALGMPVDAAAIESLAEGATPFSLPSIPATRDGIFGLDDQWGGATASHQAKKWLTRSYPLWKQWTGYLVDYSLYPSNQLCTDDFAGWLPLMTNLALKGIVGIKAMSELAEVLGESKDAKYYRNISETYIKEWEVQGMSRDGGRAKLAYDWYGSWTTLYSLYADAILCFHPSLNATPAALEVHGRQGSQEPLISGGHKDKDKENFIPNHIYTAQSRWYETVMQKYGLPLDSRHLYTKSDWEFQAAAVAGKKTRSQILNRVAKWLNETEVDRPFTDLYKTEGDGGFPGPNFFARPVIGSHFAFLTLERACNGKASAAFDYEE